A genomic region of Chelonia mydas isolate rCheMyd1 chromosome 9, rCheMyd1.pri.v2, whole genome shotgun sequence contains the following coding sequences:
- the KCNE4 gene encoding potassium voltage-gated channel subfamily E member 4 encodes MLKMDHTNMTQTMLTAEPQTPEKNSSSGNEYFYILIVMSFYGIFLMGIMLGYMKSKRKEKKSTLLLLYKDEERRWEEAMKPLPTVSGLRSIQIPMMLNVLQENMVPSLSCAVCSMEGSSVSSESSSPDIHFTIQEEVLDAELGEASEALLNESSEGSSENIHKNS; translated from the coding sequence ATGTTGAAGATGGATCATACAAACATGACTCAAACCATGTTGACTGCTGAACCTCAGACTCCAGAGAagaacagcagcagtggcaatGAGTACTTTTACATTCTGATTGTCATGTCTTTCTATGGGATCTTCTTAATGGGAATAATGCTGGGCTACATGAAatccaagaggaaagaaaagaaatccacTTTGCTTCTGCTCTACAAAGATGAGGAAAGGCGTTGGGAAGAAGCCATGAAACCTCTGCCAACCGTGTCAGGACTGAGGTCCATCCAGATCCCCATGATGCTAAATGTGCTGCAAGAGAATATGGTACCATCTCTGTCATGTGCTGTCTGCTCCATGGAGGGAAGCAGTGTGAGTTCGGAGTCTTCCTCACCAGATATTCACTTCACCATTCAAGAGGAAGTGCTGGATGCTGAGCTGGGGGAAGCGTCAGAAGCCCTTCTCAATGAGAGCAGTGAAGGGTCTTCGGAAAACATCCACAAAAATTCCTAG